The following coding sequences lie in one Candidatus Nitrospira allomarina genomic window:
- a CDS encoding Spy/CpxP family protein refolding chaperone produces MQGFKHFMVVVGMVTLVIGGTGPLVEANPGSAHDPHGKQPHAGMGYAESDHEGMEHHGGLSPLDMKEELGLSEEQVTRLLPLELDYRKTMIQNGADLRVAMVDMGTLMDAKQADMAAIPRKVDEISQLQKNMMMYRVGVYLKVKEVLSPVQYEQFRSRIREHMEGMAIRGGQMTEGKNPHAEYSEKSHGHGGGIEKNHP; encoded by the coding sequence ATGCAGGGTTTTAAACACTTCATGGTCGTCGTAGGTATGGTGACACTTGTCATAGGGGGAACAGGACCCTTGGTAGAAGCGAACCCCGGGAGTGCTCACGATCCCCATGGAAAACAACCTCATGCGGGAATGGGATATGCCGAAAGTGATCATGAAGGAATGGAGCATCATGGTGGTCTATCTCCATTAGACATGAAAGAAGAGTTGGGTCTTTCCGAGGAGCAGGTGACCCGGCTCCTCCCGCTTGAATTGGATTATCGGAAGACCATGATCCAAAATGGGGCTGATTTACGGGTGGCCATGGTCGATATGGGGACTCTCATGGATGCCAAACAAGCCGATATGGCTGCCATTCCCAGAAAAGTCGATGAAATCAGCCAATTACAAAAAAACATGATGATGTATCGTGTCGGGGTTTATCTCAAAGTCAAAGAGGTCTTGTCGCCCGTGCAATATGAACAGTTTCGGTCCAGGATTCGTGAACATATGGAAGGCATGGCCATTCGTGGAGGGCAGATGACTGAAGGAAAAAACCCTCATGCAGAGTATTCAGAAAAATCGCATGGTCATGGTGGTGGGATAGAGAAAAACCATCCATGA
- a CDS encoding citrate synthase: MEDYLPGLAGVPAAKSTISFVDGIQGILEYRGIPIEELATRSTFTETAFLLLFNRLPTQAELSRFHEDLTHHRRIKYRITDLLKCLPEHGHPMDALQAAVAALGMFYPVPDVRDDATRYWTAVRLIAKLPTIVAAFARLRHGDEQIQPRDDLSFAENFLYMLTEKVPAPDIARMFDICLILHAEHTMNASTFSGLVTASTLADPFTVIASAIGTLEGPLHGGANEAVIHMLEDIGTVEAIPAYLDQKFSLKEKIMGFGHRIYKVKDPRATVLQEFAQELDTRPDGNSLFSLARAVEQEMEKRVGPKGIRPNVDFYSGIIYHRMGIDTDLFTPVFAMARVAGWLAHCFEQYQDNHLFRPDQIYEGPRHRSYQSVETRETR; this comes from the coding sequence ATGGAAGATTATTTGCCAGGCCTAGCGGGGGTTCCTGCTGCGAAATCAACGATCAGTTTTGTCGATGGAATCCAGGGAATTCTAGAATATCGCGGGATCCCGATTGAGGAACTTGCAACCCGAAGCACCTTTACCGAAACGGCGTTTTTGTTATTATTCAACCGGCTTCCCACTCAAGCAGAACTCTCCCGGTTTCATGAGGATCTTACTCACCATCGCCGGATCAAATATCGCATCACCGATCTCCTGAAATGCCTTCCGGAGCATGGACACCCGATGGATGCCCTTCAAGCGGCAGTGGCCGCCCTGGGCATGTTTTATCCGGTGCCGGATGTCCGTGATGATGCCACCCGATACTGGACCGCTGTCCGGCTTATCGCCAAACTGCCCACCATTGTCGCCGCGTTTGCCCGCCTGCGCCATGGTGATGAGCAGATCCAACCACGTGACGACCTTTCCTTCGCCGAAAATTTTTTGTACATGCTCACCGAAAAGGTCCCTGCTCCCGATATTGCCAGGATGTTTGATATCTGTTTGATTCTCCATGCCGAACACACCATGAACGCCTCGACATTTAGCGGACTGGTGACGGCCTCCACACTGGCCGATCCGTTTACGGTAATCGCCTCCGCCATTGGCACCCTCGAAGGCCCATTACATGGCGGCGCCAACGAGGCGGTCATTCACATGCTGGAGGATATAGGAACCGTTGAGGCTATTCCTGCATACCTGGATCAGAAGTTTTCATTAAAGGAAAAAATTATGGGGTTTGGGCATCGAATTTATAAGGTCAAAGACCCACGCGCCACCGTGTTACAAGAATTCGCCCAAGAATTGGATACCCGACCGGATGGCAATTCCTTATTTTCTCTGGCCAGAGCGGTTGAGCAGGAAATGGAAAAACGCGTGGGACCAAAAGGCATACGGCCCAACGTGGATTTTTACTCAGGGATTATTTACCATCGAATGGGCATCGATACTGATTTATTCACTCCGGTCTTTGCGATGGCCAGGGTAGCCGGGTGGTTAGCGCACTGCTTTGAACAATATCAGGACAATCACTTGTTCCGGCCTGACCAGATTTATGAGGGCCCCCGTCATCGTTCTTATCAATCAGTGGAAACGCGTGAAACTCGTTAA
- a CDS encoding FAD-binding protein, whose protein sequence is MNSSFSYDVLIIGAGLAGMRAAIAAHTQGASVAIMTKVHPVRSHSNAAQGGINAALTDRGDHWEDHAFETVKGSDYLSDQDAVEVLAQEAGQDIIALEHMGVIFNRNEEGHLGTRRFGGQKRARTFFVSDFTGQALLHVLYEQTLQANIPVFEEWFATSLVKDDQGRCAGVVAFEIRTGTFALFRAKAVIMATGGLGRVYEPSTNALICTGDGMAVAYRAGAPLMDMEMVQYHPTTLKGKGLLITEAARGEGAYLLNSKGERFMERYAPNMLELASRDVVSRAEQIEINEGRGIKGCVLLDCRHLGRAFLQDRLGQIYAEAKTFANIDLAEEPLPIRPGMHYQMGGIKTDTEGRCWDVQGQWAGVPGLFAAGETACVSLHGGNRLGANSLLDTVVFGRRAGICAAEYASTIPSPTIPDSAVDADKNLVAGIVARKGPGERAAAMRLEMGTTMNRHVSVFREEEGMETALHQITQLKARWPDLTIQDKGQVFNTGLIAALELGFMLDCAEAIIVGALTRQESRGAHFRTDYLDRDDEHWLKHVLLYHRPDAPPHVDYLPVRITQWQPQIRVY, encoded by the coding sequence ATGAACTCCTCTTTTTCTTATGATGTGCTTATCATTGGGGCCGGGCTGGCGGGAATGCGGGCGGCTATTGCCGCGCATACCCAAGGGGCTTCTGTGGCCATCATGACGAAAGTCCATCCTGTACGCAGTCATTCCAATGCCGCGCAAGGCGGCATTAACGCCGCGCTGACAGACCGGGGAGATCACTGGGAAGATCATGCCTTCGAAACGGTGAAAGGCAGTGATTATCTCAGCGACCAGGACGCCGTTGAGGTCCTCGCTCAGGAAGCTGGCCAGGATATTATCGCCTTGGAGCATATGGGGGTTATCTTTAACCGAAACGAGGAAGGCCACCTCGGAACGCGCCGATTCGGTGGACAAAAACGGGCACGAACTTTTTTTGTGTCCGACTTTACCGGGCAGGCGCTGCTTCACGTGCTGTATGAACAAACTTTGCAGGCAAACATTCCCGTCTTTGAAGAATGGTTTGCGACCTCCTTGGTAAAAGACGACCAGGGACGGTGTGCCGGAGTGGTGGCCTTTGAAATTCGTACAGGAACATTCGCGCTTTTTCGAGCCAAAGCGGTGATCATGGCCACAGGCGGCTTAGGGCGGGTGTACGAACCCAGTACCAATGCCTTGATTTGTACGGGTGATGGCATGGCCGTGGCCTACCGGGCCGGGGCCCCATTAATGGATATGGAAATGGTGCAATATCACCCGACGACACTGAAGGGGAAGGGCCTTTTGATAACAGAAGCCGCCAGAGGAGAAGGGGCCTACCTTCTCAACAGCAAGGGGGAGCGCTTTATGGAACGCTATGCGCCCAATATGCTTGAGCTGGCTTCGCGTGATGTCGTCTCCCGAGCAGAACAGATTGAAATCAATGAAGGACGTGGCATCAAAGGCTGCGTCTTGCTTGACTGCCGGCACTTGGGAAGGGCTTTTCTTCAGGATCGTCTCGGACAAATCTATGCCGAAGCCAAAACATTTGCCAATATCGATTTAGCCGAAGAGCCGTTACCCATTCGACCGGGCATGCACTACCAAATGGGGGGCATCAAAACCGATACCGAAGGCCGATGTTGGGATGTCCAGGGCCAATGGGCCGGCGTGCCAGGCCTCTTCGCTGCAGGAGAAACTGCCTGCGTGAGCTTGCATGGCGGCAACAGGCTGGGCGCGAACTCACTATTGGACACCGTGGTATTTGGTCGGCGAGCTGGAATATGTGCCGCAGAGTATGCCAGCACGATCCCTTCTCCCACCATTCCAGATAGCGCGGTGGACGCAGACAAAAACCTCGTTGCCGGCATCGTGGCACGGAAAGGACCGGGAGAACGAGCGGCTGCGATGCGCCTGGAGATGGGCACCACCATGAACCGGCATGTGTCAGTCTTTCGTGAGGAGGAAGGCATGGAGACCGCCCTCCACCAAATCACCCAATTAAAAGCACGTTGGCCCGACCTCACCATCCAGGATAAAGGACAGGTGTTTAATACCGGATTGATCGCGGCACTGGAACTGGGGTTTATGTTGGACTGTGCGGAAGCCATCATTGTGGGCGCGCTTACCAGACAGGAAAGCCGTGGGGCCCATTTCCGGACGGATTACCTTGATCGGGACGACGAACACTGGCTCAAACATGTGTTGTTGTATCATAGACCCGATGCTCCTCCACACGTCGACTATCTCCCGGTGCGAATCACCCAATGGCAACCTCAAATTCGCGTCTATTAA
- a CDS encoding succinate dehydrogenase/fumarate reductase iron-sulfur subunit produces MHTTLRIRRFNPEHDRPSSYYQEYDLEMDPSDSVLDGLIKIRETIDDSLTLRCSCRGAICGSCGMRINGHATLACKTKMISVASEGGTIQVEPMNNMPVIKDLVTDMAPFWSKIRQIQPWLQPEGPLPAAEYTASPESMSHLSGVMSCIMCGACVSDCTVLDVDKTFVGPAALAKAYRFVADPRDAATSQRLNSLNQAGGMWDCTRCMECIQVCPKGVGPMDRIMALRAKGLAEKVPATCGSRHAEVFSDIIKHKGILDEPMLAIRTFGLKNISRLLGMIPMVVQSVLKGKVPLSGPLHRPIPGIQHIQRLFKQVRIKR; encoded by the coding sequence ATGCACACCACTCTTCGCATACGCCGATTTAATCCGGAACACGATCGTCCCTCCTCGTACTATCAGGAATATGATCTGGAAATGGATCCTTCCGACAGTGTCCTCGATGGACTCATTAAAATTCGAGAAACCATCGATGATTCCTTAACACTTCGTTGTTCCTGTCGCGGAGCTATTTGCGGGTCCTGCGGCATGCGCATTAACGGGCACGCCACACTAGCCTGCAAAACCAAGATGATTTCGGTCGCCTCGGAAGGAGGGACGATCCAGGTTGAACCCATGAATAACATGCCGGTCATTAAAGATCTGGTCACGGATATGGCGCCATTCTGGTCAAAGATTCGACAGATCCAGCCGTGGCTCCAACCGGAAGGGCCGCTTCCCGCCGCTGAATACACTGCCTCTCCGGAGTCCATGAGCCACCTTTCCGGGGTCATGAGCTGTATTATGTGTGGCGCCTGCGTCTCCGACTGCACGGTGTTGGATGTCGATAAGACGTTTGTCGGGCCTGCAGCACTGGCAAAAGCCTATCGGTTTGTCGCTGACCCGCGGGATGCGGCTACCTCCCAACGACTGAATTCCCTTAATCAGGCGGGGGGCATGTGGGATTGCACCCGATGCATGGAATGTATTCAGGTCTGCCCCAAAGGGGTAGGCCCAATGGACCGAATCATGGCGTTGCGGGCAAAAGGTCTGGCAGAAAAAGTTCCTGCCACCTGTGGCTCCCGACATGCCGAAGTCTTTTCGGACATCATCAAACACAAAGGAATTCTTGACGAACCGATGCTGGCGATCAGAACCTTCGGCCTTAAAAATATTAGCCGATTACTCGGTATGATCCCAATGGTTGTTCAATCGGTCCTCAAAGGCAAAGTCCCCCTCTCGGGTCCACTTCACCGCCCGATTCCTGGAATCCAACATATCCAACGGCTCTTTAAACAGGTCAGGATTAAACGATGA
- a CDS encoding CoB--CoM heterodisulfide reductase iron-sulfur subunit B family protein — MKYAFFPGCVSKGACPELYQSVMQVYPKLGIELAEMTTASCTGAGVLQEKDLRLGDALNARTFALAEQQGLPIMTICSTCQGVMSQANHRLTTQPHYLQEINDFLRDEGLTYRGTTTIKHFLWILLEDVGEDTLRRHITRPLSGLRAAPFYGCYIQRPTNALEFDRHPDRGKSLERIIEILGAEVVDFPGKTRCCGFPILTINEKNSLTMVATHTRDAKSHGADIMVTPCPLCHLNLDGMQTKAANQEQTSIDLPILHLPQLLGLAMGLDAKSLGLQRNLISPESALAKIGVGG, encoded by the coding sequence ATGAAATATGCCTTTTTCCCCGGTTGCGTTTCAAAGGGTGCCTGCCCGGAATTATACCAATCCGTCATGCAAGTCTATCCCAAATTGGGAATCGAACTTGCGGAAATGACGACCGCCTCTTGTACCGGTGCGGGTGTGTTGCAGGAAAAAGACCTGCGGCTTGGCGATGCGCTGAATGCCCGCACCTTTGCGCTGGCCGAACAACAAGGCCTCCCCATCATGACCATCTGTAGTACCTGCCAAGGGGTGATGAGCCAAGCCAACCATCGTCTCACGACTCAACCACATTATCTTCAGGAAATTAACGACTTCCTCCGGGACGAAGGATTAACCTATCGCGGAACCACCACGATCAAACATTTTTTGTGGATTCTCCTGGAAGACGTGGGGGAGGACACTTTGCGACGCCACATTACCCGTCCCTTATCGGGGCTTCGTGCCGCGCCGTTTTATGGATGCTATATTCAACGGCCGACCAATGCGCTGGAATTCGACCGGCATCCTGATCGGGGAAAGTCCCTTGAACGGATCATCGAAATATTAGGAGCGGAGGTCGTGGACTTTCCCGGGAAAACCCGATGTTGCGGGTTTCCCATTTTGACCATTAATGAAAAAAACTCGCTCACGATGGTCGCCACGCATACGCGGGATGCCAAATCACACGGAGCCGATATTATGGTTACCCCCTGTCCGCTCTGCCATCTCAACCTCGACGGCATGCAGACCAAAGCCGCCAACCAGGAACAGACTTCTATCGATCTCCCGATTCTCCATCTTCCGCAACTACTGGGCCTTGCCATGGGGTTGGATGCCAAGAGCCTCGGATTACAACGAAACCTTATTTCTCCTGAATCGGCTCTGGCCAAAATTGGTGTCGGCGGATAA
- a CDS encoding DUF2891 family protein produces the protein MVDAQPDQHYPSWEVFCGARLDYVRALAETVEQSFLRRDTTHPTFCGCIDWHSSVHGAYALLTASRLTSEPRWVRVVDAALAPDCLEGELAALKRGDLDHELPYGFAWFLKLAQEREHGCGKNELQPLATEIALRVGRWLFSLSDEDLANHVQRCEYGNLSWPLVNLWHWGKWKQDSDLLKELANFTRIRLLPLNQECPPSLDQVTDEFFPAALQRCRALLTILPPEDSGKWLAAHIQDIGRLSPLTSFPTVHSAGLNFSRSWGLWTVYQHTKDPVFRDLYVNHIATHMHMPQYWRDDYRKHGHWVPQFGIYAIALSFDEAPF, from the coding sequence ATGGTGGATGCACAACCCGATCAACACTATCCGTCGTGGGAGGTATTTTGCGGGGCCCGGCTGGACTATGTGAGGGCATTGGCTGAGACGGTGGAACAGAGTTTTCTCCGGCGGGATACGACTCATCCGACCTTTTGTGGGTGTATCGATTGGCATTCCAGTGTTCATGGCGCCTACGCGTTATTGACGGCTTCGCGGCTGACGAGTGAACCTCGGTGGGTCAGGGTTGTGGATGCTGCGCTGGCACCTGATTGCCTGGAAGGCGAATTAGCTGCGCTCAAACGAGGCGATTTGGATCATGAGTTGCCCTATGGTTTTGCATGGTTTCTCAAGCTCGCGCAGGAGCGTGAACACGGCTGTGGGAAAAATGAGCTCCAACCGTTGGCCACGGAGATCGCATTGCGTGTGGGACGCTGGCTCTTTTCTTTGTCGGATGAGGATCTTGCGAATCATGTGCAACGTTGCGAATACGGGAATCTTTCCTGGCCGCTGGTAAATCTCTGGCATTGGGGAAAATGGAAGCAGGATTCTGATTTGCTGAAAGAACTGGCAAATTTTACGCGGATTCGCCTGTTGCCGCTTAATCAGGAATGTCCTCCTTCCCTTGACCAGGTTACGGATGAATTTTTTCCAGCGGCGCTTCAGCGATGCCGGGCACTGCTCACGATCCTTCCACCTGAAGACTCTGGGAAATGGCTGGCAGCTCACATCCAGGATATCGGACGTCTTTCCCCTCTGACTTCTTTCCCCACGGTTCATTCAGCAGGCCTGAACTTCAGCCGGAGCTGGGGCCTGTGGACCGTGTATCAGCATACGAAGGATCCGGTCTTCCGCGATCTGTACGTGAACCATATTGCGACACATATGCACATGCCCCAATATTGGCGGGATGATTACCGAAAGCACGGGCATTGGGTTCCCCAATTCGGTATTTACGCCATTGCGTTAAGCTTCGATGAGGCGCCGTTCTAA
- a CDS encoding SET domain-containing protein, with protein MEVKTSVIEGRGLYTKVPLRPRQKIGEYEGERISQREGRRRAKIQKWIAIVEVNNGKSIDGAEETTGFRFINHSCTPNTFMRIIGERAEFYALHPIKAGTELTLDYGDSHHNGELACTCGSRKCRKFL; from the coding sequence ATGGAAGTCAAGACCAGCGTCATTGAGGGTCGCGGCCTATACACCAAAGTGCCATTGCGACCCAGACAAAAAATTGGAGAGTATGAAGGGGAACGCATTTCGCAAAGAGAAGGACGAAGGCGCGCGAAAATCCAAAAGTGGATTGCCATTGTCGAGGTGAATAATGGGAAGTCGATCGATGGGGCAGAAGAGACAACAGGATTCCGGTTCATCAACCATTCCTGCACACCCAATACCTTTATGCGCATAATAGGTGAACGGGCTGAGTTTTATGCCTTACACCCGATCAAGGCCGGAACCGAACTCACGCTTGACTATGGCGACTCACACCATAACGGGGAACTGGCCTGTACCTGTGGAAGCCGAAAATGTCGAAAATTTCTTTAG